The genomic region GTGTTCCCGATCACCATCCACCCAGACGTGGCAGGACGGCCGCAGGTGCTGATGATGCTGGAACGGTTGTTTGCCCACATGAGCAAACATCCGGGCGTGAAATTTGTAACGATGAACGAAATCGCCGACGATTTCGCGGCCCGTTTCCCGCGCGCCAAGTAAGGACGGCAGGATGTGCTCGCTCTGCGGTATTCTGGGAGGCAACGAACATTGGGCGGATGCCGTGGCGCGGCCTGGCGTCTATACCCGTGCCGCGAACGGGATCGATCGGCGGCGCGAGCGCGCTCGCCGCGTCGTCATCGCAAACCGGATTCTGGGTCATTTCGCGCTTACGATTTCCGATTGGCAGGGGACAAAATATCTTCTCTCGACACGGACCGGAAAGACAGAAATCATCGATGATCTGGGACATCTCTGGCCGGCGGCCGAACGGCTCGCCGGCCGTCCCATCGACCCTCTGGACAGCGTGCTCATCACTAGAATAAAGGCCGAATCCCGTGGGTGAGCCCTTTCCTGCATTCACGCCGGTGACTTTGCTCACCGGCTTCCTCGGCTCCGGCAAGACGACTTTGCTGAAACGTCTTCTGACCGATCCGGCACTTGCTGGCTGCGCGGTGCTCATCAACGAGTTTGGCGAGGTCGGTCTCGACCACTATCTGCTGGAACGGATCGACGAGACGATGGTACTCCTGCAATCGGGCTGTTTGTGCTGCACCGTGCGCGGCGAACTGTCAGAGGCGATCCGCGACCTCCACTCGAAACGGGAGCGCGGGGTGGTTCCTCCCTTCGACCGGATTGTCATCGAGAGCACCGGCCTCGCTGACCCCTTCCCCGTGCTATCGACTCTTAAGGCAGATCCGGTCCTCAGGCATCATTTCAAGGCCTCAGGCGTCGTTACCACAGTCGATGTGGTAAATGCTGACGCGCAGTTGGTTGGCTATCGTGAATCCGTTCGCCAGGTGGCGATCGCGGATGTTGTTGTCTTGACCAAGACTGACATCAGCGACCCGGCGCAGACCGAACTCGTCAAGGAAATGGTTCGAAGCATCAATCCAGACGCGCCAATCTTGCAGAGTGTGGATGGAGACCTCGCCATCGGCATTCTGATGGATCCGACAACGCTTACGCGGTCGGACGCGCTACAGTCGCCCGGCGGCTTCTATTGCGATGAGGGTTGGGTTGGCCCCACGGCCCTCGGCCATGCAGACCGTATCCGGTCCTTCGTCCTCGTCTTCGACGGAGCTGTCGATTGGACGACCTTCGGCGTATGGCTCACAATGCTCCTCAACCGCCATGGCGACCGCATCCTGAGGGTCAAGGGCATCCTCAATATCGAAGGCGAGGAATTTCCCGTGGCGATCCACGCCGTGCAGCACCTGGTCCATCCCCCGGTCCACATGCGGTCCTGGTCCGACAGGGAGCAGCGCTCGCGTATCGTCTTCATCGTCGACGGTATCGATTGCTCCGCCATTGAACAATCGTTCAAGACTTTCCACAATATTGCGGACGCGACGCCGAGCCAAGAATGGGAACCGAGCCTGGTATGAGAACGGATACATCAAACGAACTAAGCGCACCTGCGGTCCACACCGGCGGGCGCATCAAACTTCGGATCTTGGGAACCGAGATCTCACTCCTCGATCAGTTGCGTTTGGGCGCTCAATGCGATCTCGGGATGGACATCGAATTCAACAATCAGGATTTCATCACGGCGCAGCACACAGCTGCTCTCGAGCCGGATACCTACGATATATATGACCAGTGCTTCCATAACCTCGACATCGTCTGGTACTGGCGCGCGGTGCAGCCGATCGATTTGTCCCGCATTCCATTGTGGGACGAGGTCACCGACCTGACTAAGGCCGGGCGCATCGGCCCGAACGCTCGGATCGGTCAAGGGGATGCTCCGGTCAAGAAACTTTACGTCCAGCCCGGCTTTGCCCTTTCGGATCGGCCCTCGGACAGCATCTCAATGCTGCCGACAACCCATAACTTCGACAGCTTCGCCTATCGAAGCGACATGTCACACGCCAATCAGATGAGCTCGTGGGCACAGCTTCTCGATCCGCGGTGGCACGGAAGCGTCGCGCTCGTAAACGAGCCCGCGATCGGAATATTCGATGCCGCCCTTGCGGCACAATCCGCTGGCCTTATGACCTTCGAAAACATCGGCAACATGACCATTGCCGAAATAGACCGCCTTATGGACATTCTTGAGGATCGCAAGAAGGCGGGATTCTTCTGTTCGTTCTGGAGGACTGCCGAGGAGGCTGCAAGCCTTATGATTGCAGGCGACACCAAAATCCAGTCCATGTGGTCGCCGGGCATCAGCCGCCTTAACTTGGTCGGCGTTTCGGCGGAACTTGCGAATCCCGCAGAGGGGTACCGTGCATGGCATGGCGGCCTGTGTCTCGCCAAGCACCTTTCCGGTCGGACGCTGGACGCAGCCTATGAGTACCTGAACTGGTGGATTTCCGGCTGGCCGGGCGCTGTCGTCGCGCGGCAAGGCTACTATATTTCCACCCCCGAACGGTCCCGCCAGCATATGACGGAGGCCGAGTGGAATTATTGGTACGAAGGGCTACCGGCTGAAGTCGACCTGCCCGGGCCAGACGGCGTCACCCGCGTCAAGGCTGGCGCCGTGCGAAGCGGCGGCGCTTATCTGCAACGAGCAAACGCGATCGCAGTGTGGAATACCACCATGGACGAGCATAACTACCTGGTCCGTCGCTGGACACGGTTCATGGCCTCGTGAAGCGCGGAAGATAGAATATGGTTCAATCCTACGGTTCAATGTCGATTGCCCAGCTTTCCGTTCTCATCCAAAGCGGTCATACCGATCCGGTCACGGTCATCGAGCAAATTCTGGAAAGCATCGCTAGTTTCCCAGATGACGCAGTTTTCATCGAGGTTACAAGCGAACGGGCAATCCGTGAGGCGAAGGAGTCTTCCAAGCGGCTTCGCGACGGCCGGTCGCTCGGTCTCCTTGAAGGCGTTCCGGTTGCCTGGAAGGATCTCTTCGATCTGGAGGGGACGATCACTTCGGCAGGATCCAAGCTCCTGCGGCGGGACCATGCACCAGCTGCGGCAGATGCGGCCGTGGTCGCCCGATTGGCCCTTACCGGCATGGTGTCGACCGGCCGGGTGAACATGAGCGAGCTTGCTTTCTCCGGATTAGGGCTAAACCCCCATTTCGGCACGCCGCTAAACCCGCTCAGTCGCGACGTCGATCGGATTCCCGGCGGGTCATCGTCGGGCTCCGCGGTCGCGGTCGCGGCGGGGCTGGTGCCGGTCTCTATCGGCTCGGATACGAGCGGTTCCGTTCGAATACCCGCCGCCTTCAATGGTCTCATTGGTTACAAGGCGAGCCGTGGCCGTTACCCGATGCAAGGGATCTATCCGCTTGCGGACAGCTTGGACTCGCTCGGTCCATTGGCTAGATCTGTTCAGGATGCTTGGTGGATCGATGCTGCAATGCGCGGCGCGACGCCATCCGTCGGTGCGCCCTGCCCCGCATCGGCGCTCGAAATCGTCATTCCCACAAATGTAGTCTTTGACGGAGCCGGTGGGGACGTCGTCAAGGCCTTCGAACTGGCTCTCGATCGCCTCAGCGTCGCGGGCGCTAAAATCGTGCGAGAGCCCATTCCGGCTCTAACGGAACTACTAGACACTATGGCACAGTACGGGTCACTCGTGACCGCCGAGGCCTACGCCTTTCATGAGGCGCGCATCATCGGTCCAGACGCTAGGTTGATCGATCGTCGAGTCGTCAAACGAGCACTGGCCGGTCAAAAGATCACGATGCCAGACTATGTCGCGCTTCTCGCAGCGCGCAGACGCATGACTGGGGAAGTCGAGGCTCAGATCGGCTCCAGGCTCGTTGCTTTTCCAACCGTGGCGCATGTCGCGCCACCGCTCGAAGGACTGGAAAAGGACGAAGACGCCTTTTTCGCCATGAACGGGAAAACGCTGCGGAACACCTCACTCGGCAGCTTTCTCGATTGGTGCGGCATATCGATCCCATGTGGCACGGGCGAGGCGGGCATGCCTGTGGGTTTCCTGATTTCAGGCTCGAGGGGACAGGACGAGACATTGCTCTCAGCCGCTCTCGGCATCGAAGGCATCGTCCGCGGATCGTGACGGTCGTTCCCCGCGGGTCAAAACGCCGTAACAATACAGCCCGGACATGACCGGTTTCCAGAAGGGGTAATAATGTTTGCCATGAGTTTCGATAGGCTTTTACGGCGTTTCAGGATTCAGACCAAGGTTCTGATCTTCATATGTCCGTTCGTGATCAGTATCGCAGCCGTCGGCGTGACCGGGCTATATGTATCCGGTCTGCTGCAGGGACAGATGGATACGTCGGACAAATTGCTCCAGTCGCTTTCCGGCTTCCGTGACGTCTCTTCGGACATGGAGGCGTTCCTGGCCCAGGCTACCGTGCAAAAGCGTGACGCCGTCGTTCAAAAACTAGCGGATCAACATAACATGCTGGTCGCAATGGAGGCCGGCGCGGATGCTGGGGATCGCCAGCAATTGCAGGAAGCCATGGCCGCGGTTCAGCGGGTCTCCTCCCAGATGGGCGATCTCTGGACACTACATCAGACGGAAGTCGGTCTTGAGGCGCAGTTGCAATCCGGTCTTGTTTCGTTGGGCAAGAAGCAGGCCGATCTTTCGCGGGCCACGTCACAGGTTCAAGGCGAGACGGCAGAGCGTCAGCGAAGCTCGATGAAGAAACTGCGCGCGGCAGAACAGCTCAATACGGGCCTGCCTATGATCGATGCCATAGCAACACAGTACACCAAGGCGAATGATGCTCTGACGAAGCA from Rhizobium sp. CIAT894 harbors:
- a CDS encoding GTP-binding protein, which translates into the protein MGEPFPAFTPVTLLTGFLGSGKTTLLKRLLTDPALAGCAVLINEFGEVGLDHYLLERIDETMVLLQSGCLCCTVRGELSEAIRDLHSKRERGVVPPFDRIVIESTGLADPFPVLSTLKADPVLRHHFKASGVVTTVDVVNADAQLVGYRESVRQVAIADVVVLTKTDISDPAQTELVKEMVRSINPDAPILQSVDGDLAIGILMDPTTLTRSDALQSPGGFYCDEGWVGPTALGHADRIRSFVLVFDGAVDWTTFGVWLTMLLNRHGDRILRVKGILNIEGEEFPVAIHAVQHLVHPPVHMRSWSDREQRSRIVFIVDGIDCSAIEQSFKTFHNIADATPSQEWEPSLV
- a CDS encoding amidase; the encoded protein is MVQSYGSMSIAQLSVLIQSGHTDPVTVIEQILESIASFPDDAVFIEVTSERAIREAKESSKRLRDGRSLGLLEGVPVAWKDLFDLEGTITSAGSKLLRRDHAPAAADAAVVARLALTGMVSTGRVNMSELAFSGLGLNPHFGTPLNPLSRDVDRIPGGSSSGSAVAVAAGLVPVSIGSDTSGSVRIPAAFNGLIGYKASRGRYPMQGIYPLADSLDSLGPLARSVQDAWWIDAAMRGATPSVGAPCPASALEIVIPTNVVFDGAGGDVVKAFELALDRLSVAGAKIVREPIPALTELLDTMAQYGSLVTAEAYAFHEARIIGPDARLIDRRVVKRALAGQKITMPDYVALLAARRRMTGEVEAQIGSRLVAFPTVAHVAPPLEGLEKDEDAFFAMNGKTLRNTSLGSFLDWCGISIPCGTGEAGMPVGFLISGSRGQDETLLSAALGIEGIVRGS
- a CDS encoding extracellular solute-binding protein, translating into MRTDTSNELSAPAVHTGGRIKLRILGTEISLLDQLRLGAQCDLGMDIEFNNQDFITAQHTAALEPDTYDIYDQCFHNLDIVWYWRAVQPIDLSRIPLWDEVTDLTKAGRIGPNARIGQGDAPVKKLYVQPGFALSDRPSDSISMLPTTHNFDSFAYRSDMSHANQMSSWAQLLDPRWHGSVALVNEPAIGIFDAALAAQSAGLMTFENIGNMTIAEIDRLMDILEDRKKAGFFCSFWRTAEEAASLMIAGDTKIQSMWSPGISRLNLVGVSAELANPAEGYRAWHGGLCLAKHLSGRTLDAAYEYLNWWISGWPGAVVARQGYYISTPERSRQHMTEAEWNYWYEGLPAEVDLPGPDGVTRVKAGAVRSGGAYLQRANAIAVWNTTMDEHNYLVRRWTRFMAS